The Stackebrandtia nassauensis DSM 44728 genome includes the window ATGCGATCGTTCGCGACGCCGAATGGATCCGCGCCGCGTTGGGCGTTGACTCGTGGAGTGTGCTGGGTCAGTCCTTCGGTGGTTTCTGCTGCCTGAACTACCTGTCCCAGGCGCCCGAAGGACTGCGGGAGGTCTTCTTCACCGGGGGTGTTCCCCCGGTGGGGCGTCATCCCGACGACGTGTACCGCAACACCTACGTCACGATGCGGGAACGCAATCGCCGCTACTACCAACGCTATCCGGGCGACCGGGATCGGGTGGCGGCGATTGTGGACCGTCTTGAGGCCGGTGATCTTCGGCTTCCCGACGGGGATGTGCTCACCGCTCGCCGGTTCCGGCAGATCGGCAACATGCTGGGGATGAGCGACGGCGCGGAACGACTGCACTACATTGTGGAACGCGACCCCGACTCCCCGGCGTTTCGGCACGATGTCGCCGCGGCGATGCCGTTCTCCGGCCGCAATCCGCTGTACGCGGTCATCCACGAATCCAGTTACGCCGACGGACATGCCACCCGATGGTCCGCGCAACGGACGCTGCCCGCCGACTTCGAGTCGGACCAGACGTTGTTCACCGGCGAACACGTCTACAGCTGGATGTTCACCGACTACCGCGAACTGGCGCCGCTGCGGGAGGCGGCCGAGATCCTGGCGGAACACGAATGGCCGGTCCTGTACGACGCCGAGCGGCTGCGCGCCTGCGAGGTTCCGTGCGCCGCCGCCATCTACGCCGAGGACGCTTACGTCGATCGGGTGTACTCCGAGGAGACTGCCGCGCTCATCCCGACGATGCGGTCCTGGCTCACCAACGAGTTCGAGCACAATGGGCTGCGAGCCGCCGGTGACCGGGTACTCGACCGGCTGATCGCTCTCACCAACGGATACGCGTAGCTGCCGCGACGCGAGGGTGCCCCACGCCCCCCCAACACTCTGGTCGGTACAGCCGTGTGATCGAACGATTGTGGTACGTTCTTGCTGGGTTTTCGATGTGACCCGCTGCTCGCACCGGGGTCTCTCGGCATGGTGAAGACATCGACGACAACGCCACCCACAGGTTCCCGTAATCACGGTGCCCACGGACGGCAACGCGAGCACCGACCGTCAAGGACAGGGCACCGGGAAAGACGGTGAACATGACCACCACCATCTCCGACGCCAAAACCGCCGCCCGCGTACTTCGCCAATGCCTCGCCGACGACGGCTTCGAGCTGAGTCACAGCCGGGCGCTGGAAATCGTCGCCCAGCAACTCGGCTTCGCTGACTGGAACACCGCCAGCGCCAGTCTCACCGCGGCGCAGACAGACTCCGGTTCCGCCGTGGCGGTGCTCCGTATCCACGACACAGCCCTGGCACGCGGCTTCTACCTCGACTACCTCGGCTTCACCACCGAATGGGAACACCGGTTCGAGCAAGGCATGCCGGTCTATATGCGCATCCGTCGAGGCGAAACCGTGCTCGACCTGTCGGAGCATCACGGCGATGGCACCCCCGGCTCGGTGGTGTGGGTGCCGATCGGTGACCTGCGCTCCTTCCACGCCGAACTTTCTCGTCGGGCGCATCCCAACCTCCGTCCCGGCATCGAACGCGACGCCCCAGGCGGACCGACGATGGAGATCATCGATCCCTTCGGCAACGTGTTGCGCTTCTGCCAACCCTCCGAGTGACCAGTGGCAACGCCCGCTGAACCTCGCCGTCAAGGTGCCCGCGGGGGCACGTTGACGGCGGGGTTGGCTCAGCGCTGGGGACCGGGCGAGGGCTGGGTGGCGCGAGCGGTGATCCATTCGCGGTCGGCTTCGGGCATCCACACTCGCTCGCGGTCGGCGGCCTGATCCACCGGTACCAAGTGCCGGGCGTCGACATGTTCCAGCAACAGGTCGACGGTCGCACGTGGGATCCGGGACGGCCAGATCGCCGCCCACGGAAACACCGGAACCGGATCCACAATGGGGATCGCTCGCAGGGGCGGGGGCGGCGGTTCCATGGCCAGACCGATGATGGTGCAGGCCGACGCGTCGTTTTCCGCGGTTTCCAGGAAGTGCGCGAAGCTCACGGTCGCACGGGAGTCGCGGATGCCCACGTCGAACGTGGACTCGAACTCGGCCGCCAGCTGCCGCCATTGCGCGGGACTTCCGCCACCGGGAAACCACAGCTCCAAATCAGACAGTTCTTGGGTCCGTACCCGCGGACGCCGCGCCAGGTGGTGCCCCGGGCCCGTCAGCAGGGCGAGCGGTTCCAACAGGGCCACGGCCCGCGACAGTTCCCTGGGCCAGGGCGTGGTGTTCGCGCGGCCGAAGGCGACGTCGACGTAACCGCCGAGCACCGCCTCCACCTGGGACGCGGGGATGTCGCGCGGTGCCGATCGGACGGTGAACCGTGGGTCGGCGGCGGCGCCGCGCAGCCACAGCTGCGGCGCCAGCGGTTCGTACAGGCCGTCGACGACGAGGGTGAGGCGCCGGTCCCCGTGCAGTTCTTCGACGGCAACGTCCCACGCGGCCACGATCGTTCGCGCGTGCGGCAGCAACCGCTGTCCGGCCGCCGTCAGTCGCACACCACCGGAATGCCGGTCGGCCAGTCGCAGCCCCAGGCGTCGCTCCAGTTGGGCCAGTCGCTTCGACACGCCCTGCTGGGTGAGCCGCAGCCGTTCAGCGGCCCGGCCGATGTGGCCGGTGCTGGCGATCGTGACGAAGGCCCGCAGCTGCGCGGTGTCGGTTTCCACACCCGCAGGCTGGCATCACAACCAATAGTTGTCAAGCTGCCGTCGTCGTTGTTGGACGTCGCGGCGGTGCCGGACTTCTACTGGGCGACGACGCCTGAAGGAGAGGTCCATGTCTACTGTGCTGTACCGCCTCGGCAGGAACGGCGCGCGACGTCCGTTTCTGACGCTCGCGATCACCGCCGCCGTGGTGGCCGTCATCGGTTTCGTCTCCGCCGGACTGGGCGGGGCTCCCCACAACACCGTCGACCTGCCGGGGACATCCAGCCACGCCGCCACCCAGCTGCTGGAGCAACGGTTCCCCGACGAAGCCGGCGCGCGGGCCCACATCGCTGCCGACTGGGGCGAAGCCGACGTGGATGAGAACGCGCTGGACGACACGGTGGCGCGGCTGGAACAGCGCGACGGGGTGCGCGAGGTTGCGGTGCGGCGCAGCGATTCGGCCAACATCGCCATCGTGGCGGTCAGCTACCACCGTCCGGCCACCGAACTGTCGGCGACCGCCGAGACCGACGCGCTCGACCGGGCCGCCACACCACTGCGCGACTCGGCGGACGCCGTGGCCGTCGGCGGCGAACTTCCCGAATCGGTGCAGGGCCCCGACGGTACCGCC containing:
- a CDS encoding alpha/beta fold hydrolase, translating into MSATFHIPGLILTEHEFQVPLDHSRPDGQRITVFAREVADPKGRDRPFLVFLQGGPGQEAPRPHGVPYQPGWLDRALADYRVLMLDQRGTGRSTPVGDLAGMTPQEQADYLTHFRADAIVRDAEWIRAALGVDSWSVLGQSFGGFCCLNYLSQAPEGLREVFFTGGVPPVGRHPDDVYRNTYVTMRERNRRYYQRYPGDRDRVAAIVDRLEAGDLRLPDGDVLTARRFRQIGNMLGMSDGAERLHYIVERDPDSPAFRHDVAAAMPFSGRNPLYAVIHESSYADGHATRWSAQRTLPADFESDQTLFTGEHVYSWMFTDYRELAPLREAAEILAEHEWPVLYDAERLRACEVPCAAAIYAEDAYVDRVYSEETAALIPTMRSWLTNEFEHNGLRAAGDRVLDRLIALTNGYA
- a CDS encoding glyoxalase superfamily protein — translated: MTTTISDAKTAARVLRQCLADDGFELSHSRALEIVAQQLGFADWNTASASLTAAQTDSGSAVAVLRIHDTALARGFYLDYLGFTTEWEHRFEQGMPVYMRIRRGETVLDLSEHHGDGTPGSVVWVPIGDLRSFHAELSRRAHPNLRPGIERDAPGGPTMEIIDPFGNVLRFCQPSE
- a CDS encoding LysR family transcriptional regulator, translating into METDTAQLRAFVTIASTGHIGRAAERLRLTQQGVSKRLAQLERRLGLRLADRHSGGVRLTAAGQRLLPHARTIVAAWDVAVEELHGDRRLTLVVDGLYEPLAPQLWLRGAAADPRFTVRSAPRDIPASQVEAVLGGYVDVAFGRANTTPWPRELSRAVALLEPLALLTGPGHHLARRPRVRTQELSDLELWFPGGGSPAQWRQLAAEFESTFDVGIRDSRATVSFAHFLETAENDASACTIIGLAMEPPPPPLRAIPIVDPVPVFPWAAIWPSRIPRATVDLLLEHVDARHLVPVDQAADRERVWMPEADREWITARATQPSPGPQR